One Nocardiopsis gilva YIM 90087 genomic window, ACTGCGGATTATGCCGACTTGTCAGGGCGGAAAACCCCTGGTGGTCGCGCTGTCGACGCCCCTGTAGCGATGAGTGCCGAGCACCCCCGGGGAAGTGGCCGGGGAAGTGGCCGGGGATGGGGTCGAGGAAGGGGCCGAGGAAGTGGCGGCGCAAGCGAATCTCTGCTCCGTCGGGGCGGAAGGTCGGCGTCGAGAGAAGGCGTGTCCACAGCCGGAGAAGGTGCTCTTCCGCCGGGCGGCGAAAGGCGATTGAGTAGGAGCTGGATCACACGTTGTCCATGCTCCGGAGGCGACCGATGACCGACACCGGCATGACCAACCCAGAATCGGCCAACGCAGGGACGGCGAACGCAGGGACGAGCGCCGCCGTCACCCCCATTCCCGACACCGGTCCGGCCGAGCTCGATGACGTCATGGCCGCCGCCGCGGCCGCCGCCCCCGCTTTCGGCGGGCTGCGCCCGGCCCGGCGCGCGGCGATGCTGCGCGCTGTGGCCGACGCCCTCGACGCCGCGGCCGAGGAGCTCGTCCCGGTGGCGATCGCCGAGAGCCACCTACCCGAGGCCCGCTGCCGGTCTGAGCTCGGCCGGACCACGTTCCAGCTGCGCTTCTTCGCCGACCTGATCGAGGAGGGGGCCTACCTGGAGGCCGCCATCGACGTCGAGGACCCCGCATGGGGCATGGGGCCGCGCCCGGATGTGCGGCGGATGCTCGTCCCCTTGGGCCCGGTCGTCGTCTTCGGGGCGAGCAATTTCCCGTTCGCGTTCAGCACCGCCGGGGGCGATACCGCATCGGCGCTCGCCGCGGGGTGCCCGGTCGTCGTCAAGGCACATCCCGGTCACCCGCACCTGACCCGGCTCACCGGCCGGGTGGTCGCCCAGGCACTCGCCGACGCTGGGGCGCCCGCGGGTGTGTTCGCCGTCGTCCTCGGAATGGAGATCGGGCAGCGCGCGGTGCTGCACCCGTTGACGCGGGCCGTCGGGTTCACCGGGTCGATCCCGGGCGGTCGCGCCCTGCACGACCTCGCGGCGTCCCGCCCGGAGCCCATTCCGTTCTACGGCGAGCTCGGCAGCGTCAACCCCGTCTTCGTCACACGCGCCGCGATGAAGGCGCGCGGCGAGGAGATCCTCTCCGGCTACGTCGGCTCGTTCACCCTTGGCGCCGGGCAGTTCTGCACCAAGCCCGGCATTCTGCTGGTGCCCGAGGAGAGCGACCTGAGCACGCTCACCGGCGACGTCGCCGAAAGGGCCCAGGCGCCGCTGCTCAACCCGCGGGTGGCCGAGGGCTTCGAGCACCGCCTTGGCGAACTCGCCGAGCAACCGGAGGTCGAGGTGCTCGTGCGCGGGGCGCACACCGCCGAGGGGTGGACGCCCACGCTGCTGCGCACCAGCGTCGAGGCGCTCGTGCGGCACCCCGGCGTGCTGCTGGAGGAGTGCTTCGGCCCGGCATCGCTGATCGTCGGCTACACCGAGGAGGACCAGCTCGCGGATGTGGCCGGGCTGCTGCACGGCCAGCTCACCTCGACCGTGCACGCCGAGGAGGACGACCCCGTCGCGCCGCGGCTGCTGGAGCTCCTGACCGAGCGGGCCGGACGGGTGCTGTGGAACGGGTGGCCCACCGGGGTGTCGGTGACCCACGCGATGACCCACGGCGGCCCCTACCCGGCGACCACGTCGGTGCTGCACACATCGGTGGGTGCCACGGCCATCCGGAGGTTCCTGCGGCCGGTGAGCTACCAGTCCGTTCCCAACGCTCTGCTGCCCGAGGCGCTGCGCGACGGCAACCCGCTCGGTATCCCGCGCAAGGTGAACGGGAAGCCCGAATCCGGCTGACCGGCGACACGGCGTTCGGCCACGCTGCCGGGGTGCGCCAACTTCCGGGACGAGCTGCGGGAGCACGGGGTGCGAGCAGGCTGACAAAAGCAGGCTGGCAGGGGCGGGCTGACAAAGTGGTGTCAAAAGATCGATTCCGGCTTGGAGGGGCGGTTGGGGGCCGAGTAGCGTCGCGGCATGGACCGCTCCCTGACCGCCGAGGCCCCCGGTATCGAGGCCTTCATCCGCGACCTTCCCAAGGTCGAACTCCACGTCCACCTCGAGGGCTCCATGCGGCCCGCGACACTCATCGAGCTCGCCGCTCGGCACCGGGTGGAGGGCATCCCCGGCACACCGGAGGAGATCCGGGACTGGTACGAGTTCCGTGACTTCCCGCACTTCATCGAGGTCTACCTCGCCTCCGTCGAGGCGCTGCGCGACGAGGAGGACTTCGCGCTGCTGGCCGCCGACGTGGCCGCCACCCTGGCGGCGCAGAACGTGCGCTATGCCGAGCTGCACGTCAGCCTGTACGGCCACCTCATGCGCGGTATCCCGGCGCGGGTCGTGTTCGACGGTATCGAGCACGCCCGGCGTGAGGCGGAGCGCGAGCACGGGATCCACCTGCGCTGGATCCCCGACTTCCCCGGCGACTACGGCCTGGAGGCGGGCGAGGAGACCCTGGACGCGGTGCTGCGGGACGGGCCGGACAGCGTGGTCGGGTTCGGTGTCGGTGGAATCGAGGTCTCCCGTGCCCCGTTCACCGACCTGTTCGGTCGTGCGCGCGCGGCCGAACTGCACAGCCTTCCGCACGCGGGGGAGAACGGCGGCGCTGACCACGTCTGGGAGGCGCTGGACCTGCTGCACGCCGAACGCATCGGGCACGGCATCGACAGCATGGGCGACGAACGGCTGGTCGGTCGGCTCCGCGACGAGCAGATCCCGCTCGACGTCGCACCGACTTCCAACCTGCGGACGCGTGCCGTCGACACCATCGGCAAGCACCCCCTGCCCCGGATGATGGAGGCCGGACTGCTGGTCACCCTCAACTCCGACGACCCGCCGATGTTCGGCACCGACCTGCTCAACGAGTACCGCACCGCCCACGGCCTGGGCCTGGGGGCGCCCGAGCTCGCGACCTTGGCCCGCAACGGCGTGCGGGCTTCCTACCTTGACGCGTCGGCCAAGCGGGAAATGATCACCGAGATCGACGCGCTGCTCGCCCGCTTCCCGGCCCCGTAGGCCTGGCCGGCCTGGTGGGCCTGGTGGGCCTGGTAGGCGCGGCCCCCAGGGGCCCGGGAGCCGGCCGACCCGTCCAGCCGACGACCTGCGCGGTTCCGTCTCCGGTCGTGCCGGTCGGCCGTCATCCGGTGGGATCGGCGTGGTCATCGGCGTGGTCATCGGCGGGGCCAGCGCTCGCGCCCCCGCCCCGCTCGGCGGCGCCGGAGGGCCCATCGGAGGGCAGATCGGACGGGACCGACGCCAGGTCCGTCGCGCAGCTCGTGCGCAACCGCTCCCACTCGTCGCGGGCGTCATCGGCGGCGCCGCCCTCATAGGGAATCGGGACCCCGCCCTCGATCCGCGCGGGCAGCCAGTCGTCGTTGAGGACCGCGCCGTCCTGCATGGTCAGGGTCAGCACCCCGCTCTCGGCGGTGGGGCCGCTGAAGTTGTAGAAGACGAAGTTCCCCAGGCCGTAGTGGACGTAGGCGTTGCCGACGTAACCTCCGGGCGAGAGCACATGCGCATGGCCGCCGACCACGGCGTCGGCCCCGGCGTCGATGAGTTCCCGGGCGAGGCCGGGTGCGTGCGGCAGCGGGCAGTGCGAGCCCTCGAGACCCCAGTGCAGGAAGGTGACGACGGTGTCGGCCTGCTCGGCGGCGGAGCGCACCGCCGCGGTCAGCCGCTCGCGCATCTCGTACTTGGCGGACGCGAGGCCGGGCTGGTCCTTCCCAGCCGTCCAGGTGGGGACGAGGTGCTCGTCCATCACGTCGGTGGCCCCGATGATCGCGACGGAGTTGCCGTTGACCTCAGTGGTATAGGGCGCGTACGCCTCGTCGACGTTCTTCCCGGCCCCGACCACCGGAAAGTCGGCCTCCTCGGCGTTGCGCAGGGTGTCGCGCAGCCCGTCGACGCCGTAGTCCATGCCGTGGTTGTTGGCGACCGACACGACATCGACACCGGCGGCGTCGAGCGCGTCGAAGGCCGTCGCCGGGGCGCGGAACACGAACTCCTTGTCGGGAGCGCGTCTACCGCCGCCGGTGACGGCGGTCTCCAGGTTCACCATGGCGAGGTCAGCCGAGGACAGCGTGTCGGCGATCGGCCCGAGGGCGGTCGCCGGGTCGCTGTCGAGCCGTTCGTGCAGCAGACCGTCGAACATCACATCACCGCCGAAGGCGATGGTGAAGGGCGAGCTCGCGGCCGCCCCCTCGGGGTCGGTGGGAGAGGAGCTCTCGGCCGTCCCTTGGACGTCGCCTCCGGCGGTGCAGGCGGCTGCGACGGTGGCGGTGACCACGAGCGAGCCCACGCGCAGGGCTGTGGGCAGATGGCGGGAACTCCACGGAGCAGTGTCGACTCGGCTGGTCAATGGGGGGCTCCTGGGCAGAGGAGGGGACCTTACCTAGGTGACGCCTGATCGCTGGGCCGGAGTTGACCTTCGCGGCTGTCCGGATCCGGCCATGCGGGTGCGCCGGACGCGGGGATATGCAGTACGACCGCGACCATGCTCAAAAAGTGCTGCGGTAATCGCTGTGAGCAGCCCTCGTGTCCGACTCTTGATCGGATGGGGCGTCTCCCGGCGAGTGGCGCGTCTCTTTTGGATTGAATCGTTTTCTTGAACTAGTCCAATTTGTGTCCTAGTCTGAGACGCATGGACGACGCCGCCGACCTCCGTACGGCCGGGCTGCGGCGAGGTCACCGACGTCGACCGCGTGGTCGGGGCTGCTCCCTGTCTGGAGCCCTCCGACGACCACGGGTACTCCGTCGACAAGGCCGAGGTGGTGTTCTGGGGCGTTCGTCCACAGTCCCGTGCGGAGAGCGCGAGCACGGACGAGGGGAATGCCGACGCCGCGACAGGGCGCGCGTCATGATCCGTCCGGTCTCCGTACCGGTGTAACAGCCAGGGGAGCGGCGATCCGTCGCCGCTCCGACGAGGTCGCTTATTCCTTATCCCGAAAGGTGCGAGCAGTGAGCGTTCCCTACAGCGGTGTTTCCTACAGCACTGACGACGCCGGCCACCCGGCGCCGAGCGATGGTCTCTCGCAGTCGGTCGGCCCCAACGGGCCGCTGCTGCTCCAGGACCACTTCCTGATCCAGAAGATGGCGCACTTCAACCGCGAGCGGGTTCCCGAACGCGTGGTGCACGCCAAGGGCGGCGGCGCCTTCGGCGAGCTGGAGATCACCGAGGACGTCAGCCAGTTCACCTCGGCGGACCTCTTCCAGAAGGGCAAGAAGACGCCCCTGCTGCTCCGCTTCTCCACCGTCGCCGGTGAGCTCGGCAGCGCCGACAGCGCCCGTGACCCGCGTGGCTTCGCGCTGAAGTTCTACACCGAGCACGGCAACTACGACATCGTCGGCAACAACACACCGATCTTCTTCATCCGCGACCCCTCGAAGTTCTCCGACTTCATCCACTCGCAGAAGCGCCGCGCCGACAACCAGCTGCGCGACAACAACATGCAGTGGGACTTCTGGACGCAGAACCCCGAGTCGGCCCACCAGGTCTCCTTCCTGATGAC contains:
- a CDS encoding aldehyde dehydrogenase (NADP(+)) encodes the protein MTNPESANAGTANAGTSAAVTPIPDTGPAELDDVMAAAAAAAPAFGGLRPARRAAMLRAVADALDAAAEELVPVAIAESHLPEARCRSELGRTTFQLRFFADLIEEGAYLEAAIDVEDPAWGMGPRPDVRRMLVPLGPVVVFGASNFPFAFSTAGGDTASALAAGCPVVVKAHPGHPHLTRLTGRVVAQALADAGAPAGVFAVVLGMEIGQRAVLHPLTRAVGFTGSIPGGRALHDLAASRPEPIPFYGELGSVNPVFVTRAAMKARGEEILSGYVGSFTLGAGQFCTKPGILLVPEESDLSTLTGDVAERAQAPLLNPRVAEGFEHRLGELAEQPEVEVLVRGAHTAEGWTPTLLRTSVEALVRHPGVLLEECFGPASLIVGYTEEDQLADVAGLLHGQLTSTVHAEEDDPVAPRLLELLTERAGRVLWNGWPTGVSVTHAMTHGGPYPATTSVLHTSVGATAIRRFLRPVSYQSVPNALLPEALRDGNPLGIPRKVNGKPESG
- the add gene encoding adenosine deaminase, whose product is MDRSLTAEAPGIEAFIRDLPKVELHVHLEGSMRPATLIELAARHRVEGIPGTPEEIRDWYEFRDFPHFIEVYLASVEALRDEEDFALLAADVAATLAAQNVRYAELHVSLYGHLMRGIPARVVFDGIEHARREAEREHGIHLRWIPDFPGDYGLEAGEETLDAVLRDGPDSVVGFGVGGIEVSRAPFTDLFGRARAAELHSLPHAGENGGADHVWEALDLLHAERIGHGIDSMGDERLVGRLRDEQIPLDVAPTSNLRTRAVDTIGKHPLPRMMEAGLLVTLNSDDPPMFGTDLLNEYRTAHGLGLGAPELATLARNGVRASYLDASAKREMITEIDALLARFPAP
- a CDS encoding CapA family protein, translated to MTSRVDTAPWSSRHLPTALRVGSLVVTATVAAACTAGGDVQGTAESSSPTDPEGAAASSPFTIAFGGDVMFDGLLHERLDSDPATALGPIADTLSSADLAMVNLETAVTGGGRRAPDKEFVFRAPATAFDALDAAGVDVVSVANNHGMDYGVDGLRDTLRNAEEADFPVVGAGKNVDEAYAPYTTEVNGNSVAIIGATDVMDEHLVPTWTAGKDQPGLASAKYEMRERLTAAVRSAAEQADTVVTFLHWGLEGSHCPLPHAPGLARELIDAGADAVVGGHAHVLSPGGYVGNAYVHYGLGNFVFYNFSGPTAESGVLTLTMQDGAVLNDDWLPARIEGGVPIPYEGGAADDARDEWERLRTSCATDLASVPSDLPSDGPSGAAERGGGASAGPADDHADDHADPTG